The Vibrio toranzoniae sequence CGTAGAGGTTTCATTACAGAACAAGATTGACCAAGTGAAACATCAATTAGCCTCGGGAGAGGTCAGCATCGTGTTTTCTGAGCTACATGAAACCGTTGATATCCAAGTCATAAAACGCTTCTAGGCTGCGCTTAGAAAGGAGCCGTGTTATAGTAAAAATCGATTGCTAACAAGTATGTTACTCAAACGACAAGGGTTGTCATGTCCGCTAAACATCCAATTATTGCGGTGACGGGTTCATCTGGAGCCGGCACCACCACTACCTCAGAAGCCTTCCGTAAAATGTTCAATATGATGGACGTGAAGGCCGCTTGGGTTGAAGGGGAT is a genomic window containing:
- a CDS encoding YheU family protein yields the protein MIIPWQDIAPETLENLIKEFVLREGTDYGDVEVSLQNKIDQVKHQLASGEVSIVFSELHETVDIQVIKRF